The DNA window GTTCTCGGGGTCTCGTCCGCGAGCAGGGAGAGCAGCTCCGCCGCCGTCCGTCCTTCGAAGAGCGGGCGAATCAGGGGCTGGGTGGCGCACAGGCGGCCGTCCAGATCCCAGCTGTCGCCCCAGGACTCCAGACCGTGGGCCATGGGCAGATGCCACCGGCAGGCCGCCGCCGTCTCGTCGGCGGAGAGCCCAAGGTGCACGGTGCTGCCGGCCTTGTCCAGGGCGGCGGCGAAGTCCAGGTCCGGCGGAGCGTCGTAGACGGGGTTGCCGTCGAGAATCAGCAGACAATCGATCTCCCCCGCTTCGAGCCGGGCGGTGAGCTCCTTCAGCGTCCCCCGCTCCACCCGGCGTTCGGGGGCGGGGCGGTAGCGGAGCGGGGCGGGCTCTCCGTCATTCCCGTGCTCACTCCCTTTCTCATTGGCCAGAGCCAGATTCATCCGGTGCACCAGGGCATGGGCCGCGGCGGGATAGCGGTCCCCCAGGGCGATCAAGCCTTCGCCGGCATGGTCGAGGAGATCCTGGGCAGCGGCCTGGAGGGTAGCGCTCAAGTCCTCCGCGCCGTCGCCGGCCGGGCTGGTCAGATCGGAGCTGGTCAAATCGAGACTGGCCAAATCGAGGCCCGCCAAGGCCTCCGGTCGACGCAGCCGTCCGGAATTCTGCAGCTTCGCCGCCAGCGCCGCGAGGGCGCCGACGACCTGCGACGGCGCCACCGGCACCCGATGATCCGCCGCCGCGCCGGTGGCGCTCTGCAACGGCTCGAAGACATAGAGCCGATTCATCGCTCCAGAGACCGGCTTCCGCCCCTGGGCGAAACCCCGGGCGTTGCTCACGCCCTCGGGATGGCCCACCAAGAGGTCGGCGTCAAAATCTACGATCACCCGGGCTCGTTCGAGGTCGTGGCCGACGGTCACTGGCCGGCCGAAGACCGCCTCCAGCCCCTCCGCCTCCTCCGGACCGCGATTCGCCGCGAACTCATACCAGCCGAGCGCCGGGAAGCGCTGCAGAAGGCGCTCGGCGGCGCGTTCGAGGGTCGGCGAGGCGTGGGGACGACTGAGAACCGCCAGCCGAGTCTCCGCACCCGAGGCCATCAGGCCCGGGATCGCCGCCTCGAACTCCTGCCAGCTCGACCGGCGCACCAGCCCGTCCGCCCGGATCACCGGCTGACGACTGCGGTCGCGGTCGTAGAGCTCCAGCAGATTGGCCTGGGTCAGGGCGTCCGTCGCCCCGGCGCTGGCCGGGTGACCGGGATTGCCCTCGATCTTGATCGGGCGCCCGTCGTAGCTCGACACCACCACCGGCCGCACGGTGCCGGCCACGTCCAGGCTGGTGGCGTAGCGCGAAATCTTGCCGGGCTGGTAGCTCTCCGGCCGGCGATCGAAGGGAACGATCTCCTCCGCCGGCCAGCGGCACCCCGAAAGCCCCGCCAGCGCCACCGACGCCGACATCACCTGCAGTACCCGGCGGCGGGAGATGGAATCCAGCGGCGAATCTGCCTGGTCGCTGAACTCCTGCTCGAGGCTGCGCGCAAACGCCTCGTCGCCAGCTAGCTCCTCAAGGCTCTGCCAATAGCCGTGGGAATGGGTTTGGGACCGGGTGGAGTCAGACATCTTCTTCCTTCGGAGGGAAAACTCAGGATGCGTTAGCGATGAGCCTGTCTAGCGATGACACTGTCTAGCGATGACACGTGGAGCAATCCGTCGAGGGCACGATGCCGTGAATCTTGGCCAGCTCCGCCCCCACCACCGCCGGATCCTCCGACGGCTGCCAGCCCAGGTCGGTGATCCGCTCCCGGGGCCGCAGCTGGGCCTCGGGATCCCGGTGACAGTCGAGGCACCAGCCCATGGTCAGGGGCTTCTCCTGCCGGACGACGTCCATGCGGTCCACGCGGCCGTGGCAGGACACGCAGCTGACCCCCGCGGTCAGGTGAACGCTGTGATTGAAGTAGACGAATTCGGGCAAATCGTGCACCCGCACCCAGCGGACGCTCGTGCCCTCCTGCGCGGCCCGCCGCAGCGGCTCCAGCAGCTCGCTCTCGGTCTTCACCGAGTTGTGGCAGTTCATGCAGGTGGACACCGGCGGCAGGGCGGCCTTCGCCGCGGTCTCCACCGTGTTGTGGCAATACCGGCAATCCAGCCCCAGCTCGCCAACGTGCAGCCGGTGGCTGTAGGGAATGGGCTGCTCCGGGGCATAGCCGACGGCGAGGGTCGAAGGGGAGAATCCGCCCCAGACCAGGACACACGTCAAGATGATGCCCGCCAGAGCGCCCACCACCAAGACGGCCCGCAGTCGATTTGTCCAGGCCGGAAATACATAGAAAACCGGCCGGCTCGGGGATCTTTGATCCTCGCCCAAGGTCGACTCCTTCAGTCGCTAGCGATGCCTGGAATTACACGTTCAGTCAAACTTCAGGAAATCGTTCCACGAAATCAGCCTGTGGGCGCCGCCGCAGCCGATGGCCGCAGCACACGATTTCCTGCGTCAGAAGTATGCAAAGGCGCGCCTCCGTTGTCCTCACCCCAAGGGGTAGGCTCTTCTCCCCCTCTCGAAGGTAGGTCGGCCGATCGGTCAATTCCGCCCGGGGCGCCCTCGGCGCTTCGGGCCGCAGCTCCTCGGAAGCGCAAACCCCTGGGGGCAGTACACATCCACCGAGTAGCGGAGATATCCTCGTCCTAAGCCTCCTGCTCTGCGAACAGCAGCGCGCGAGAAGAGACGCAAATGGACAACCATCGAACCAAGGCCGTACTGGGATTTCTCGTCCTCGCCGCCGTGCTCGGCCTGGCCTCCTGGAGGCTGCTGGCTCCGGTGGCTGGCGCCGGCTCCTGCGACCTGAGCTCCCAGCCGTGCCCCCTCTCCCTCGGAGATCAGGAGCTCCTCGCAGAGCTCCTCCCCCGCTACCCCGCCCCAGGCGAAG is part of the Acidobacteriota bacterium genome and encodes:
- a CDS encoding cytochrome c3 family protein, producing the protein MGEDQRSPSRPVFYVFPAWTNRLRAVLVVGALAGIILTCVLVWGGFSPSTLAVGYAPEQPIPYSHRLHVGELGLDCRYCHNTVETAAKAALPPVSTCMNCHNSVKTESELLEPLRRAAQEGTSVRWVRVHDLPEFVYFNHSVHLTAGVSCVSCHGRVDRMDVVRQEKPLTMGWCLDCHRDPEAQLRPRERITDLGWQPSEDPAVVGAELAKIHGIVPSTDCSTCHR